Proteins encoded within one genomic window of Eurosta solidaginis isolate ZX-2024a chromosome 1, ASM4086904v1, whole genome shotgun sequence:
- the LOC137240531 gene encoding uncharacterized protein: MAQKLKQLKYFTFVLLMMLLLLLCLITPTNQESLTTNAPTHIHNEGSENSSSSNENDSATAARNTNSFAKNVPYFQASLTMRVYECLRDFSVSRCTKLFMLQKMEERKNVAHTDNITRDFLNQFFDSDERLGSLINNKFANMSDEQLNKFLILEFQKFFKHRDIKLHILPGVEMKIVPSRNNNLSFALKKGKTPKKHNKNDISSGRTTKLDSSLDETLSTADMSEAQSDELANTKNGELGGIGGVGVGGIRRKNKKGSSYSSYKTTILQMAVPVMVMPAILMGTVIPFLLPVLKMATIMSIVLNNSAFIAALIYAARTHANAQEEQHISYPPQGHF, translated from the exons atggcgCAAAAACTGAAACAATTAAAATATTTCACATTCGTATTGCTAATGATGCTTCTGCTTCTTCTTTGTCTAATCACGCCAACCAATCAAGAAAGCTTAACAACTAACGCGCCTACGCACATACACAATGAAGGTAGTGAAAATAGTAGTAGCAGCAATGAAAACGATTCCGCTACGGCCGCACGCAACACTAACAGCTTTGCGAAAAATGTGCCATATTTTCAGGCGTCGCTGACCATGCGCGTCTACGAATGTTTGCGTGATTTTAGCGTTTCACGTTGTACAAAATTATTTATGCTGCAAAAAATGGAAGAACGTAAAAATGTGGCTCATACTGACAATATAACGCGCGACTTTCTCAATCAATTCTTTGATTCGGACGAAAGGTTGGGCAGCTTAATCAATAACAAATTTGCAAATATGTCTGATGAGCAGctaaataagtttttaatattggaatttcaaaagttttttaagcACCGCGACATCAAATTGCATATACTGCCgggtgtggaaatgaaaatagtaCCAAGCCGTAATAATAATTTGAGTTTTGCGCTAAAGAAAGGAAAAA CGCCCAAAAAACATAACAAGAATGATATCTCTAGCGGCCGCACTACAAAACTTGATAGCAGCCTTGATGAAACTCTATCGACGGCGGATATGAGTGAGGCACAAAGCGATGAATTGGCAAATACCAAAAATGGCGAATTGGGTGGCATTGGCGGTGTTGGTGTTGGCGGTATACGCCGTAAAAATAAGAAGGGTTCTTCTTACTCTTCTTATAAAACGACGATTTTACAAATGGCTGTTCCCGTCATGGTTATGCCCGCCATTCTCATGGGCACTGTTATACCGTTTTTATTACCGGTTTTGAAAATGGCCACGATTATGTCGATTGTATTGAATAATA